Proteins from one candidate division KSB1 bacterium genomic window:
- a CDS encoding tetratricopeptide repeat protein: protein MSQNHHTFPAGRLHLAMRVVGIIVCTAATFARSQTPVSNPAAADDYLYAQKLYQEGYHELCVSQLEAFLQRYPDAAELADGWRLLGQANLALRRHAAAEQALRQFDVRFPQHPGHAEVLLLLAESQRQQRKLQEAALTCRRLVYFHPRSEQAPLAAYQAGELLLAAGDREAGRASLYEMMDKYDNSPLRLQAHLLLVQSFLESGEHQRGLQEAERLFRIFPASELGAQAYFVRARLQEALGQYQLAEEGYRTLLQRHPKGEWSRRAQLQLSEIAFARGDVNAALAALAAVAAEAPAVAELNEVALRTAAMNLALGKAQAAEEALKKFEASLADSVSRLTFFYLQGSVAEQTGNAAAARAAYGQACALPAALEPQTSTAGMPRLLRQRSFWRNAQLAFAAQDYTAARHLCRQYRREYPNGEYRDVLLLLEADIHRQGLHNPAYAQKLYFELLEDHPRSPHVDEAQFALAESFAAAGEQQLARLQWQRFLQLYAASELAPAAARQLRLRSEFEPVMTPEIIRQLGETVLQLSRNPGTAPAALVLARLHFQSRDFEAAVRYSREALAEPQAADLQREATYLLGVSCYRLAEREQLAGRPATAWRDSAAAVLESLQREGAADRYATHAGELLVRLALAGQAADTTALLRRIDLLLSNAADDAGLDDVRLWAAVARKQRATPGDSVAARQIVLALQRVAAAENSDHHNQALWELADWQMKQKNMEAARKTLALLEQSPRHDATQARGQLLLARWLRRQGEYDAALTALAALQERFFYCAYADSARREKLQVLIAAGRLQEALRVMEEAGGDGRDYAGSDGLDLQRGRLQEASGNYGPAIHAYLRFLELHPQAPEAPAALLATARLSRQVGAGKLAAAYFEECLRRFPQTPEAEQARLQLAALRFDKGEFSEALGLYVAFMQERPESPLFREAMKQAILCLYKTNNPARAEAEVKAFRERFKEDRESLADFQYAAGELALQEKNFAQAEEIFKKLGRDYRGSPAGILGDYGLGKAQLLQNKTREALETLTAIPERYPKHPFLPTVYLGLGDFYLTNQQWDNAIEAFTRVIKDSTFDNNYKLAVRSLIDVYDRIALKDRALALARHYLNRFPEDPKTFDLRLKCALLLNDLQQYDDAIALLRRLKPAADATTEPEVQYYLGKSYMNAGRFENAIAELLRVKFFSKPTKLPWDVIALYDAAICYTRLGNCTRARQLFQRIVREQGAASEFGRFANNKIAELGTCPEAN, encoded by the coding sequence ATGAGTCAAAACCATCACACTTTTCCCGCCGGCCGCCTGCACCTGGCCATGCGCGTGGTGGGAATCATCGTCTGTACCGCCGCCACGTTTGCACGCAGCCAGACGCCGGTCTCCAACCCGGCCGCGGCCGACGATTATCTCTATGCGCAAAAACTTTATCAGGAGGGGTATCACGAGTTGTGTGTGTCGCAGCTCGAGGCCTTCCTGCAGCGCTACCCCGACGCGGCGGAGCTGGCCGACGGCTGGCGGCTGCTCGGGCAGGCCAATCTGGCGTTGCGGCGTCATGCAGCCGCGGAGCAGGCGCTGCGGCAGTTCGATGTGCGCTTTCCCCAGCACCCCGGTCATGCCGAGGTGTTGCTGTTGCTGGCGGAAAGCCAGAGGCAGCAGCGCAAATTGCAGGAGGCGGCGCTCACCTGCCGGCGGCTGGTGTATTTCCATCCGCGCAGCGAGCAAGCGCCGCTGGCAGCATATCAAGCCGGGGAGCTGTTGCTGGCGGCCGGCGACCGCGAAGCCGGCCGCGCCAGTCTGTACGAAATGATGGACAAGTATGACAACAGCCCGTTGCGGTTGCAGGCCCATTTGCTGCTGGTGCAGAGTTTTCTTGAAAGCGGGGAACACCAGCGTGGTCTGCAGGAAGCCGAGCGGCTGTTTCGCATTTTTCCGGCCAGTGAGCTGGGCGCGCAAGCTTATTTCGTGCGCGCCCGGTTGCAGGAGGCGCTCGGCCAGTATCAGTTGGCGGAGGAGGGCTATCGCACCCTGCTGCAGCGCCATCCCAAAGGCGAGTGGTCGCGCCGCGCCCAGCTTCAGCTCAGTGAAATCGCTTTTGCCCGCGGCGATGTCAACGCGGCGCTGGCGGCGCTGGCGGCGGTGGCGGCGGAAGCGCCTGCGGTGGCAGAGCTGAATGAAGTGGCCCTGCGCACCGCCGCCATGAACCTGGCCCTCGGCAAAGCACAGGCAGCGGAGGAAGCGCTGAAAAAATTCGAAGCCAGCCTGGCGGACAGTGTGAGCCGGCTGACTTTTTTCTACCTGCAGGGCAGTGTGGCGGAACAAACCGGCAATGCCGCGGCGGCGCGGGCGGCGTATGGACAGGCCTGTGCCCTGCCGGCTGCTCTGGAACCCCAAACCAGCACAGCGGGGATGCCGCGTCTCCTGCGGCAGCGCAGCTTTTGGCGCAATGCGCAGCTTGCGTTCGCCGCACAGGATTACACGGCGGCCCGGCACCTCTGCCGGCAATACCGTCGCGAATATCCGAACGGCGAGTATCGTGACGTCCTGTTGTTGCTGGAAGCCGACATTCACCGCCAGGGGCTGCACAATCCCGCGTATGCACAAAAGCTTTATTTCGAGCTGCTGGAAGACCACCCGCGCAGTCCCCATGTCGATGAAGCGCAGTTTGCGCTGGCGGAGAGTTTTGCCGCGGCCGGCGAACAACAACTGGCGCGGCTGCAGTGGCAGCGCTTCCTGCAACTGTATGCCGCCAGTGAACTCGCGCCGGCGGCGGCCCGGCAACTGCGCCTGCGCAGCGAGTTTGAACCGGTCATGACGCCGGAAATCATCCGCCAGCTCGGCGAGACGGTGTTGCAACTGAGCCGCAATCCCGGCACGGCGCCGGCGGCGCTGGTGCTGGCGCGTCTGCATTTTCAGAGTCGTGATTTTGAAGCGGCCGTGCGTTACAGCCGCGAGGCGCTGGCAGAGCCGCAGGCTGCCGACCTGCAGCGCGAGGCCACCTATTTGCTGGGGGTGAGCTGCTATCGTCTTGCGGAGCGCGAGCAGCTTGCCGGCCGGCCGGCCACAGCCTGGCGTGACAGCGCGGCGGCGGTGCTCGAATCGCTGCAGCGCGAGGGCGCGGCCGATCGTTACGCCACGCATGCCGGCGAACTGCTCGTCCGGCTGGCGCTCGCCGGGCAGGCGGCCGACACCACGGCGTTGTTGCGGCGCATCGATCTGTTGTTGAGCAACGCCGCGGATGATGCCGGTCTGGATGATGTGCGGCTGTGGGCGGCGGTCGCGCGCAAGCAACGCGCCACACCGGGGGATTCGGTTGCTGCCAGGCAAATCGTGCTCGCCCTGCAGCGCGTCGCCGCCGCGGAAAATTCCGACCATCACAACCAGGCGCTGTGGGAGCTGGCGGATTGGCAGATGAAGCAGAAGAACATGGAGGCAGCGCGCAAGACGCTCGCGCTGCTCGAGCAATCGCCACGGCATGATGCCACCCAGGCGCGCGGCCAGTTGTTGCTGGCGCGCTGGCTGCGCCGGCAGGGGGAATATGACGCAGCGCTCACGGCGCTGGCGGCGTTGCAGGAGAGATTTTTTTACTGTGCCTATGCCGACTCCGCCCGCCGGGAAAAGCTGCAGGTCTTGATTGCCGCCGGCCGGTTGCAGGAAGCGCTGCGTGTCATGGAAGAAGCCGGCGGCGACGGACGCGATTATGCCGGCAGCGACGGCCTGGATTTGCAGCGCGGCCGGCTGCAGGAGGCCAGCGGCAATTACGGCCCGGCCATTCATGCCTACTTGCGTTTTCTCGAACTGCACCCGCAGGCGCCCGAAGCACCGGCGGCGCTGCTGGCCACCGCCCGCCTCAGCCGGCAGGTGGGTGCCGGGAAGCTGGCGGCAGCCTATTTCGAAGAGTGTCTGCGCCGTTTCCCACAGACTCCGGAAGCGGAACAAGCGCGCCTGCAGCTGGCGGCGCTGCGCTTCGACAAGGGCGAGTTCAGCGAGGCGCTCGGCCTCTATGTGGCATTCATGCAGGAGCGGCCGGAATCGCCGCTGTTCCGCGAAGCCATGAAGCAGGCCATTCTGTGTTTGTACAAAACCAACAACCCGGCACGCGCTGAGGCCGAGGTCAAGGCCTTTCGCGAGCGCTTCAAAGAGGATCGCGAGAGTCTGGCGGATTTTCAGTATGCCGCGGGCGAACTGGCCCTGCAGGAAAAGAACTTTGCGCAGGCGGAGGAAATTTTCAAAAAGCTGGGGCGCGACTATCGCGGCAGCCCGGCCGGCATTCTCGGCGATTATGGCCTGGGCAAGGCGCAGTTGCTGCAAAACAAAACCCGCGAAGCACTCGAAACTCTCACCGCCATCCCGGAGCGTTATCCCAAACATCCCTTTCTGCCAACCGTGTATCTGGGGCTGGGCGATTTCTATCTCACCAACCAGCAGTGGGACAATGCCATCGAGGCGTTCACCCGCGTGATCAAGGATTCCACCTTCGACAACAACTACAAACTCGCGGTGCGCTCGCTCATCGACGTGTATGACCGCATCGCCCTGAAGGATCGCGCCCTGGCGCTGGCGCGGCATTACCTCAACCGCTTTCCGGAAGATCCCAAAACCTTCGACCTGCGCCTGAAATGCGCGCTGCTGCTCAATGATTTGCAGCAGTATGATGACGCCATCGCGCTGCTGCGCCGCCTGAAGCCCGCAGCCGACGCCACCACCGAGCCGGAGGTGCAATACTACCTCGGCAAATCCTACATGAATGCCGGCCGCTTCGAGAACGCCATCGCCGAGCTGTTGCGCGTGAAATTCTTTTCCAAACCGACCAAGCTGCCGTGGGATGTGATCGCGCTCTATGACGCCGCGATTTGTTACACCCGTCTGGGCAATTGCACCCGGGCGCGGCAGCTCTTTCAACGCATCGTGCGCGAGCAGGGCGCGGCCAGCGAATTCGGCCGCTTTGCCAACAACAAGATCGCCGAACTGGGCACCTGCCCGGAAGCGAATTGA
- a CDS encoding UvrD-helicase domain-containing protein: MKESKLSPLLQALNEEQRRAVQAELGPVLVLAGAGSGKTRVLTHRLAYLMHQGLVPAEHLLAVTFTNKAAQEMRERVQRLLASLPGQRDSASRLWLGTFHSLCARLLRSDADRLGYTRQFTIYDTEDQTALLRRLLEEMHVPADQLNASQARHRISRAKNAFIRPENYLDFHRPSQGEEVLARLYEVYQHRLRENNAMDFDDLLIKPLELFERHPEILQNYRHRFHCLLVDEFQDTNRAQYLWLKALAGERRCLFVVGDDDQSIYRWRGADLRNILNFEQDFPECQIFRLEQNYRSTANILAAAHSVIVNNKNRLPKQLWTRREQGERVIVLAARNEFHEAETIHDKIREEFSRQNGDGRNYHRSFRDFAILYRTNAQSRLIEDVLRRNGIPYIIVGGVRFYERKEVKDILAYLRLIANPADSVSLRRVINFPLRGIGEATVNKLEEFARRHRLTLFEAVARAGEISGLTTGLRNKILEFHRFIEKYLQLKDKLSLPEWCNALVDDLQLIAQLKQEDERDRIENIRELLLAISEYHAQTPGATLDGFLERVALISDIDNWDTKGNAVTLMTLHSAKGLEFPIVFITGLEEGLFPLLRGSEDEQDSDLEEERRLFYVGATRAQEKLYLSYCQSRSRPGGTPVQCYPSRFLGELDERFFRKAVLRRQRFYDYEEEPEVSMPVYEDESQEGGMVRPGRWVVHASFGRGRIISVEGSGDRMKVTVDFEDAGHKKILVKYGNLRLI; the protein is encoded by the coding sequence CTGAAAGAAAGCAAGCTCTCACCGCTCCTCCAGGCTCTCAATGAAGAACAGCGCCGCGCGGTGCAAGCCGAACTGGGGCCGGTGTTGGTGCTGGCAGGCGCCGGCAGCGGCAAGACGCGCGTGCTCACGCATCGTCTCGCCTACCTGATGCACCAGGGTCTGGTGCCGGCGGAACACCTGCTGGCAGTCACCTTCACCAACAAAGCGGCGCAGGAAATGCGCGAGCGCGTGCAGCGGCTGCTGGCCAGCCTGCCGGGCCAGCGCGACAGCGCCAGCCGCCTGTGGCTCGGTACTTTTCATTCGCTTTGTGCCCGCTTGCTGCGCAGCGATGCCGACCGCCTGGGTTACACGCGCCAGTTCACCATTTACGACACCGAAGATCAAACCGCGCTGTTGCGCCGGCTGCTGGAGGAGATGCACGTGCCGGCCGATCAGCTCAACGCCAGCCAGGCCCGTCATCGCATCTCGCGCGCCAAGAACGCCTTCATTCGCCCGGAAAATTACCTCGATTTTCACCGGCCATCGCAGGGCGAGGAAGTGCTGGCGCGGTTGTACGAAGTCTATCAACACCGCCTGCGCGAAAACAATGCGATGGATTTCGACGATCTCCTCATCAAGCCGCTGGAGCTGTTCGAAAGGCATCCCGAGATCTTGCAAAACTACCGCCACCGCTTTCACTGCCTGCTGGTGGATGAGTTTCAGGACACCAACCGGGCGCAATACCTCTGGCTCAAGGCGCTGGCGGGCGAACGGCGCTGCCTGTTCGTGGTCGGGGATGATGATCAATCCATCTACCGCTGGCGTGGCGCCGACCTGCGCAATATTTTGAATTTCGAACAGGATTTTCCGGAATGCCAAATCTTCCGGCTGGAGCAGAACTATCGTTCCACCGCCAACATTCTGGCGGCGGCGCATTCGGTGATCGTGAACAACAAGAACCGCCTGCCCAAACAGTTGTGGACACGGCGCGAGCAGGGCGAGCGCGTGATCGTGCTCGCCGCCCGCAACGAGTTTCACGAAGCCGAAACCATTCATGACAAGATTCGCGAGGAGTTCAGCCGGCAGAACGGCGACGGCCGCAATTATCACCGCAGCTTCCGGGATTTCGCCATCCTCTACCGCACCAACGCGCAATCCCGCCTGATCGAAGATGTGCTGCGCCGCAACGGCATTCCCTACATCATTGTCGGCGGCGTGCGCTTTTATGAACGCAAGGAAGTAAAGGACATTCTCGCCTATCTGCGCCTGATTGCCAACCCGGCGGACAGTGTCAGCCTGCGCCGGGTGATCAACTTTCCGCTGCGCGGCATCGGCGAAGCCACCGTCAACAAACTGGAGGAATTCGCGCGCCGCCACCGTCTCACGCTGTTCGAGGCGGTGGCACGGGCCGGCGAAATCAGCGGTCTGACCACCGGGTTGCGCAACAAAATTCTCGAATTCCACCGCTTCATTGAAAAATACCTGCAGCTCAAGGACAAGCTCTCGCTGCCGGAATGGTGCAACGCGCTGGTCGATGATCTTCAGTTGATTGCCCAACTCAAGCAGGAGGATGAGCGCGACCGCATCGAGAACATCCGCGAGCTGCTGCTGGCGATCAGCGAGTATCATGCCCAGACGCCGGGTGCCACGCTCGACGGTTTTCTCGAACGCGTCGCGTTGATCAGCGACATCGACAACTGGGATACCAAAGGCAATGCGGTCACCCTGATGACGTTGCACAGCGCCAAGGGGCTGGAGTTTCCCATCGTTTTCATCACCGGGCTGGAGGAGGGCCTGTTTCCGCTGCTGCGCGGCAGTGAAGACGAGCAGGACTCGGATCTTGAAGAGGAGCGCCGGCTGTTTTATGTCGGCGCCACGCGCGCGCAGGAAAAACTCTATCTGTCCTACTGCCAGTCCCGTTCGCGCCCCGGCGGCACGCCGGTGCAGTGTTATCCCTCGCGTTTTCTCGGCGAGCTGGATGAACGCTTCTTCCGCAAGGCGGTGTTGCGGCGGCAGCGGTTTTATGATTATGAAGAGGAGCCGGAGGTCAGCATGCCGGTTTATGAAGATGAATCACAGGAGGGCGGCATGGTGCGGCCCGGCCGCTGGGTGGTGCATGCCTCCTTTGGCCGGGGTCGCATCATCTCGGTGGAGGGCAGCGGCGACCGCATGAAAGTCACCGTCGATTTCGAAGACGCCGGCCACAAGAAGATTTTGGTGAAATACGGCAATCTGCGCCTGATTTGA
- the mltG gene encoding endolytic transglycosylase MltG, whose translation MKKLLWWVLGLLLLGAGSLAAYVYHQLVTPVVPDPVPKPYIIVQRGMRLPQIADSLQRNGIIPDRNRFLLAARLIDREQPLKAGKYALTPGLSLRGLLRLLRSGKSMEERVTLPEGKTAEEFAAILARTLALDAQEFLQAVADSALARTLGLPVPSLEGYLYPDTYHFYWGVTAREVVAMLVREFQRHLDDTLRAQIAASGLSLHEIVTLASIIEGEAVLDSERALIAAVYHNRLRAGMRLQADPTIQYLLPGPPRRLLLRDLEIDSPYNTYLYAGLPPGPVNNPGIASLRAAARPAKAGYLYFVARGDGSHVFSYTLQQHLNAKADFDRVRARVRRERNKAQAAQERRAVP comes from the coding sequence ATGAAGAAGCTTCTGTGGTGGGTGTTGGGCCTGCTGTTGTTGGGCGCAGGCAGTCTTGCCGCCTATGTTTACCATCAGCTTGTGACACCGGTGGTTCCCGATCCGGTGCCCAAACCCTACATCATCGTGCAACGCGGCATGCGTCTGCCTCAGATTGCGGACAGCCTGCAGCGGAACGGCATCATCCCCGATCGCAACCGATTTCTGCTCGCGGCCCGGCTCATTGACCGCGAGCAGCCTTTGAAAGCCGGGAAATATGCGCTCACCCCGGGTCTTTCGCTCCGGGGGCTGTTGCGCTTGCTGCGCTCCGGCAAAAGCATGGAGGAACGGGTGACGCTGCCCGAGGGAAAAACAGCGGAAGAGTTTGCCGCCATCCTGGCGCGCACGCTCGCCTTGGATGCGCAGGAGTTTTTGCAGGCGGTGGCCGACAGCGCGCTGGCGCGCACGCTCGGCCTTCCGGTGCCCAGCCTGGAGGGTTATCTCTACCCCGACACCTATCATTTTTACTGGGGTGTGACGGCGCGCGAGGTGGTCGCGATGTTGGTGCGCGAGTTTCAGCGCCACCTGGATGACACCCTGCGCGCGCAGATTGCGGCCAGCGGTTTGTCGCTGCACGAAATCGTCACCCTGGCCTCCATCATCGAAGGGGAGGCGGTCCTCGACAGCGAGCGGGCCCTGATCGCGGCGGTGTACCACAACCGGTTGCGCGCCGGCATGCGCTTGCAGGCCGACCCCACCATTCAATATCTTCTGCCCGGGCCGCCCCGCCGCCTGTTGCTTCGTGACTTGGAGATCGATTCGCCCTACAACACTTATTTGTATGCGGGCCTGCCGCCGGGGCCGGTGAACAATCCCGGCATTGCTTCCCTTCGTGCGGCAGCCCGGCCGGCCAAGGCGGGCTATCTTTACTTCGTGGCGCGCGGCGACGGCTCGCATGTGTTCAGTTACACCCTGCAGCAACATCTCAACGCCAAGGCCGACTTTGACCGCGTGCGTGCGCGCGTGCGCCGCGAGCGGAACAAAGCACAGGCCGCGCAGGAGAGGAGGGCCGTTCCCTGA
- a CDS encoding CPBP family intramembrane metalloprotease, whose protein sequence is MPAAWTEKLPQGLRDYHKISRSSFFGLLMVLLLLLIYESSSAVIYREQAVIIQNRAEAMIKRTLWFMGLYQFWMPWLAFALLLGLAYWQARKQNLLHIKPPYFPLAILESLAYAVLFSGLMNFVTTKSITIKFLWSLLGDRAVTLPAKMALALGAGIYEELLFRLGMFTFVLWFARKVMPAKPYVHQVLALVVSAALFSGFHFLGREPFAMLAFVHRFYAGILLGLIFSWRGIGVVVYTHAFYDLFLILRTHGG, encoded by the coding sequence ATGCCAGCCGCCTGGACGGAAAAGCTGCCGCAAGGGTTGCGGGATTATCACAAGATCAGCCGCTCGAGTTTCTTCGGGCTGCTCATGGTTCTCCTGTTGCTGCTCATTTACGAAAGCAGCAGTGCCGTGATCTACCGCGAGCAGGCCGTCATCATCCAGAACCGCGCTGAGGCGATGATCAAGCGCACGCTCTGGTTCATGGGGCTGTATCAGTTTTGGATGCCGTGGCTTGCCTTCGCGCTGTTGCTGGGTCTGGCCTATTGGCAGGCGCGCAAGCAAAACCTGCTGCACATCAAACCGCCGTATTTCCCCCTCGCCATTCTGGAAAGCCTGGCCTACGCCGTGCTCTTCAGTGGGTTGATGAATTTCGTGACCACGAAATCCATCACCATCAAGTTTCTGTGGAGTCTGCTCGGCGACAGGGCGGTGACGCTGCCGGCGAAAATGGCGCTGGCGCTCGGCGCCGGCATCTATGAAGAGCTGCTCTTTCGCCTGGGCATGTTCACCTTTGTTTTGTGGTTTGCCCGCAAGGTGATGCCGGCCAAGCCCTATGTTCATCAGGTGCTGGCGCTGGTGGTGTCGGCGGCGCTGTTTTCCGGATTTCATTTCCTGGGCAGGGAGCCGTTTGCGATGCTGGCCTTCGTGCATCGTTTCTATGCCGGCATTTTGCTCGGTCTGATTTTCAGTTGGCGTGGCATCGGCGTGGTGGTGTACACGCATGCCTTTTATGATCTCTTTTTGATTTTGCGCACGCACGGCGGCTGA
- a CDS encoding ABC transporter permease subunit — protein MPKFEKTTSLTTYVLIYAVLLVVTAFAVYPILQVIGVSLRPHDMLHTTSLRLIPPEASLASYRTLIAIDQAVRDQVAAGWERGGVLGAYRALTREKPFVGWLLNSTLVSFLVTILSVALASTAGYAFSRYKFIGRDASLIALITTQMFPVTMLLLPLFLMLIKLKVYNTYWGLIIAYSATALPFCIWQMKGYYDTVPHSLEEAARIDGCSPFRTFYQIVLPLVLPALVITALFSFMAAWSEYLVAAVIINDKALYTLPIGLKQFQSNFETQWGLYAAGAVLVCLPVVTLFLFLSRWLISGLTLGSVKG, from the coding sequence ATGCCGAAATTCGAGAAGACCACCTCCCTCACCACTTACGTTTTGATTTATGCCGTTTTGCTGGTGGTGACGGCATTCGCCGTGTATCCCATTTTGCAGGTGATCGGCGTGTCCCTGCGACCCCATGACATGCTGCACACCACCTCGCTGCGTCTGATACCGCCCGAGGCCTCGCTTGCTTCCTACCGCACGCTGATTGCGATTGATCAAGCGGTGCGCGACCAGGTGGCGGCGGGCTGGGAACGCGGCGGTGTGCTCGGTGCTTATCGCGCGCTCACCCGCGAAAAACCCTTTGTCGGCTGGCTGCTCAACAGCACGCTGGTTTCGTTTCTCGTGACGATCCTGAGTGTGGCGCTCGCCAGCACCGCCGGCTATGCCTTTTCCCGCTACAAATTCATCGGCCGCGACGCCAGTCTGATCGCCCTGATCACCACGCAGATGTTTCCGGTCACCATGCTGCTGTTGCCACTCTTTCTCATGCTGATCAAGCTCAAGGTCTACAACACCTACTGGGGCTTGATCATCGCCTACTCCGCCACGGCGCTGCCTTTTTGCATCTGGCAGATGAAGGGGTATTACGACACCGTGCCCCACAGCCTGGAAGAGGCCGCGCGCATCGACGGCTGCAGTCCGTTTCGCACGTTCTACCAAATCGTGCTGCCGCTGGTGCTGCCGGCGCTGGTGATTACGGCGCTGTTCAGCTTCATGGCGGCGTGGAGCGAGTATCTGGTGGCTGCAGTGATCATCAACGACAAGGCACTTTATACCCTGCCGATCGGTTTGAAGCAGTTTCAGTCGAATTTCGAGACGCAATGGGGGCTTTACGCCGCCGGCGCCGTTTTGGTCTGCCTGCCGGTGGTGACGCTTTTTCTGTTCCTGAGCCGCTGGCTGATTTCGGGGCTGACATTGGGGAGTGTGAAGGGCTAG
- a CDS encoding sugar ABC transporter permease, whose translation MNAIALFQSFRENRLAYLYILPSFLVLGCVVLYPFCYNIVISFSNMSLSHFLDWRFVGVEQYRKVFTEPLFYVLFLKTLLWTAVNLFFHVTIGVFLALLLNRPLPGRALFRTLLILPWAVPQYITALTWRGMFNYEFGAINLILQQVFHLAPVPWLSDPFWAYTAATITNIWLGFPFMMVIALGGLQAIPRELYEAAEVDGASAWQQFWNITAPLLKPVMVPAITLGVIWTFNNFNVIWLVSDGGKPADSTHILVSFVYRQVFNYYRYGYAAALSIVIFAILLLFGIRFIRQTKATEAVY comes from the coding sequence GTGAACGCCATAGCCCTCTTCCAGAGCTTCCGCGAAAACCGGCTCGCGTATTTGTACATCCTGCCTTCCTTCCTCGTGCTCGGTTGCGTCGTGCTCTACCCGTTTTGCTACAACATTGTCATTTCCTTTTCCAACATGAGCCTGTCGCATTTTCTGGACTGGCGTTTCGTCGGCGTGGAGCAGTACCGCAAGGTGTTCACCGAGCCGCTGTTCTATGTCTTGTTTTTGAAGACGCTGCTGTGGACAGCGGTGAACTTGTTTTTTCACGTGACCATCGGCGTGTTTCTTGCCCTGCTGCTCAACCGCCCCCTGCCCGGGCGCGCACTCTTTCGCACGCTGCTCATTTTGCCCTGGGCCGTGCCGCAATACATTACCGCCCTGACCTGGCGCGGCATGTTCAACTATGAATTCGGCGCGATCAACCTCATCCTGCAGCAGGTTTTCCACCTCGCGCCGGTGCCGTGGCTCTCCGATCCCTTTTGGGCCTACACCGCGGCGACCATCACCAACATCTGGCTGGGTTTTCCCTTCATGATGGTGATTGCGCTTGGCGGCCTGCAGGCGATTCCGCGCGAGCTGTATGAAGCCGCGGAGGTGGACGGCGCCAGCGCCTGGCAGCAATTTTGGAACATCACCGCACCGTTGTTGAAGCCGGTGATGGTGCCCGCCATCACGCTCGGGGTGATCTGGACGTTCAACAACTTCAATGTCATCTGGTTGGTGAGCGATGGCGGCAAGCCCGCAGACTCGACGCACATTCTGGTTTCCTTCGTCTACCGCCAGGTGTTCAACTACTATCGCTACGGTTATGCCGCCGCTTTGTCGATCGTCATCTTTGCCATTCTGCTGCTGTTCGGCATCCGGTTCATCCGCCAAACAAAAGCCACGGAAGCGGTGTATTGA
- a CDS encoding extracellular solute-binding protein gives MRKLLLALVLSSLFAGMLYLAFGGSRRDPNELIIWTQDFAPGRVVLDSLLVKFSRENPGLTARQIYYETEELRSNYIIAGLGGSGPDLVYGPADMVGPLHVMGLIQPCDSLLRADELANFDPMALVRYQGRLYMLADRVGNHLTLVYNKKILSQPPRTTDELLEIGSRLSRDLDGDGKYDTYALAWNFVEPFFFIPFLGGYGGWVMDEHGRPTLNTDATIRASKFITLLRERRIVPYECDLDLANQLFKQGRAAMVINGPWSWGGYLEAGVDIGLARIPQISETGLWPTPMVSATGYCLNANLRGERRAKAIQLLRFLTAPENVLRYTYALRAIPARLEARQDSIFVKDPLLLSSQDQLGVGRPMPIAPEMRAIWDAMRPAYQSLLNGQLTPEQAALKMQQDAERLIQEMFAN, from the coding sequence ATGCGAAAGCTTCTGCTTGCGCTGGTGTTGTCCAGCCTGTTTGCCGGCATGCTCTACCTGGCTTTCGGCGGTTCGCGCCGGGATCCGAACGAGTTGATCATTTGGACGCAAGATTTCGCGCCCGGCCGGGTGGTGTTGGATTCCCTGCTGGTCAAGTTCAGCCGGGAAAATCCCGGCCTGACGGCCAGACAGATTTATTATGAAACCGAAGAATTGCGCAGCAACTACATCATCGCCGGCCTGGGCGGCAGCGGCCCGGATCTGGTGTATGGCCCGGCCGATATGGTCGGCCCCCTGCACGTGATGGGTTTGATCCAGCCCTGCGACAGCCTGTTGCGCGCGGATGAGCTCGCCAACTTCGATCCCATGGCACTGGTGCGTTACCAGGGCCGGCTTTACATGCTGGCAGATCGCGTCGGCAACCATCTTACCCTGGTGTACAACAAGAAGATTTTGTCCCAGCCTCCGCGCACCACCGATGAGTTGCTGGAGATCGGCAGCCGGCTGTCGCGCGATCTCGACGGTGACGGCAAGTATGACACCTATGCGCTGGCGTGGAATTTCGTCGAGCCTTTCTTTTTCATTCCCTTTCTGGGTGGCTACGGCGGCTGGGTGATGGATGAGCACGGCCGGCCCACCCTCAACACGGACGCCACCATTCGCGCCTCGAAATTCATCACCCTGCTGCGTGAGCGCCGGATCGTGCCGTATGAATGCGACCTCGATCTCGCCAATCAACTCTTCAAGCAGGGCAGGGCCGCGATGGTGATCAACGGGCCGTGGAGTTGGGGGGGCTACCTCGAGGCGGGTGTCGACATCGGGCTGGCACGCATTCCACAAATTTCTGAAACCGGCCTGTGGCCGACGCCGATGGTTTCCGCCACCGGTTACTGCCTCAATGCCAATCTCCGCGGCGAGCGCCGCGCCAAGGCCATTCAGCTTTTGCGCTTTCTCACGGCGCCGGAGAACGTGCTGCGCTACACGTACGCGCTGCGCGCCATCCCCGCGCGCCTGGAGGCCCGGCAGGACTCCATTTTCGTGAAGGATCCCCTGCTGCTCAGTTCACAGGATCAGCTCGGTGTCGGCCGGCCCATGCCTATTGCACCGGAGATGCGCGCCATCTGGGATGCCATGCGGCCGGCATATCAAAGCCTGCTCAACGGCCAGCTCACACCCGAGCAGGCTGCGCTCAAAATGCAGCAGGACGCCGAAAGGCTGATTCAGGAAATGTTCGCCAACTAA